In Neospora caninum Liverpool complete genome, chromosome II, the following are encoded in one genomic region:
- a CDS encoding putative oocyst wall protein — protein MLPRLAVPLTRSRQLREDVFPAHSVAPLLLVCLFYHWVTAVVCLGPGWQTTEQETRAAVWQGGGTFGGADPMLWMDSRDQPFGEYLAADHPHRLASEGASKSSAAELLDTPVTYEPDREVRYRGTVRLPPRRGCPKGSYDVIVGACVWLDKQDKVLPNYVCPPGSILNGDFCYGRIVADYELDCPKNFLPNEDEVCVKAVVYTPPRIICPEGFAVVRASPDNRNRVCKRVKYVAPIKRPTETIEKLPIMDCSGTEKTCPLPRKPTADREWGFRPVELVNFGIGCVKISVQDVALVCPGPKPKFGPGFGDWDVPRYKYDPVDKCVAYRAKAIEGQCPFGYEFQQDTCYRKYFLPYYMDCSHLEGYAFFWDPEHKAGICEYQFDPFKWTPGVSYITQRERWDGGRIYLLSNPYDVKRAYDNSADVAAAFRPPPPTAPTLEKIPEVKNPSFSTA, from the exons ATGCTGCCGCGATTGGCGGTGCCACTCACTCGTTCGCGACAGTTGCGGGAGGATGTTTTTCCCGCACACTCTGTCGCGCCGTTGTTGTTGGTCTGTTTGTTCTACCACTGGGTCACAGCAGTCGTATGCTTGGGTCCAGGCTGGCAGACAACTGAGCAGGAGACAAGAGCGGCCGTTTGGCAAGGTGGAGGAACATTTGGCGGCGCGGACCCTATGTTATGGATGGATTCTAGAGATCAGCCTTTTGGAGAGTATCTGGCAGCGGACCACCCACACCGACTGGCTTCCGAAGGCGCCTCAAAATCCTCTGCTGCGGAGTTGTTAGATACGCCCGTGACTTACGAGCCTGACCGTGAAGTGCGTTACCGCGGGACGGTTCGCCTGCCACCGCGGCGGGGCTGTCCTAAGGGTTCATACGATGTAATCGTTGGCGCTTGTGTGTGGTTAGACAAGCAGGATAAGGTTCTACCGAATTACGTATGCCCCCCAGGTTCCATACTCAATGGGGACTTTTGTTACGGAAGGATCGTGGCTGACTATGAGTTGGATTGTCCTAAAAATTTCCTGCCAAACGAGGATGAAGTCTGCGTGAAGGCTGTGGTATACACGCCACCTCGGATAATTTGTCCAGAGGGCTTTGCTGTTGTCAGGGCGTCTCCAGATAACCGAAACAGAGTGTGCAAACGTGTGAAGTACGTAGCCCCCATCAAGAGGCCTACGGAAACTATCGAGAAACTCCCGATTATGGATTGCAGcggcacagagaagacgtgTCCTCTACCGAGAAAACCTACGGCAGACCGCGAGTGG GGTTTCAGGCCAGTAGAGCTCGTTAATTTCGGCATCGGATGCGTTAAAATCTCCGTACAAGACGTTGCGCTTGTATGCCCTGGACCGAAACCAAAATTTGGTCCGGGGTTCGGTGATTGGGATGTTCCGAGATACAAGTACGATCCGGTAGACAAGTGCGTGGCCTATCGTGCCAAAGCTATAGAGGGGCAGTGTCCCTTCGGCTACGAATTCCAACAGGATACATGCTACAGGAAATATTTTCTGCCGTACTACATGGACTGTAGTCATCTTGAAGGCTATGCCTTCTTCTGGGATCCAGAACACAAGGCTGGCATATGTGAGTATCAGTTCGACCCCTTCAAGTGGACTCCTGGTGTAAGCTATATCACTCAGAGAGAGCGATGGGATGGAGGGAGAATCTATTTGTTATCCAACCCATATGACGTTAAGAGGGCGTATGATAACTCAGCCGACGTTGCTGCGGCCTTccgtcctcctcctcctACCGCCCCGACTCTGGAGAAGATTCCAGAGGTAAAAAACCCTTCGTTTTCGACGGCGTAG
- a CDS encoding putative 14 kDa phosphohistidine phosphatase, translating to MPSLVSGRHRTPAELQAALKVVNDQLADANDLERPALELVAQKLTEELVEVERELAQKKGSSDGHVGSGDGSTSLQTSEVPQGSASVSQPSGESGDQPTISGGDEDLVTFLKGLPKVRVEDGVQKYVLIRVDPEQNETKRFETTIYLVRGNPQAEYHYQCALDTIKELESKGIEAEVQGGGRIECRMKDRQIEIYGHSYQYGRADHSITAQLIKQFFGSDYQVSWGDYGY from the exons ATGCCATCCCTGGTGTCAGGTCGCCATCGGACACCTGCCGAGCTGCAGGCGGCTCTGAAGGTTGTTAACGACCAGCTGGCTGACGCCAACGATTTGGAGCGACCAGCTCTAGAGTTGGTGGCTCAGAAGCTGACGGAGGAACTTGTGGAGGTCGAGCGCGAACttgcacagaaaaaaggctcATCAGACGGCCATGTTGGCAGCGGCGATGGCAGCACCAGCCTACAAACATCTGAAGTACCACAGGGGTCCGCGTCCGTTTCACAACCCTCCGGCGAGTCCGGTGACCAGCCGACAATCTCCGGTGGTGATGAAGATTTAGTCACTTTCCTGAAGGGTTTGCCCAAGGTTCGAGTCGAGGATGGCGTTCAGAAGTACGTGCTCATTCGAGTAGATCCTGAACAAAACGAAACGAAACGCTTTGAGACAACCATCTACCTCGTCCGGGGCAATCCTCAGGCGGAATACCATTACCAGTGTGCCCTGGACACCATCAAGGAGCTGGAAAGCAAGGGAATAGAAGCGG AGGTACAAGGCGGCGGCCGCATTGAGTGCCGCATGAAGGACCGGCAAATTGAGATTTACGGCCACTCTTACCAGTACGGCCGAGCAGATCACTCCATCACCGCGCAGCTGATCAAGCAATTCTTTGGCAGTGATTACCAGGTTTCGTGGGGCGACTACGGCTACTGA